In one Catenovulum adriaticum genomic region, the following are encoded:
- a CDS encoding flagellar motor protein MotB, producing the protein MVDDCPPCKKCPPPGLPAWMGTFADLMSLLMCFFVLLLAFSEMDVLKFKQIAGSMKFAFGVQNKLEIKDIPKGTSVIAQEFRPGRPDPTPIETIQQQTVEMTQPTLEFEAGDEDSAGGRQKQRGDQRGGTAADSASAQSSTAQSQSSAEEMSELVKKIAQQLEEQIVDGAIELESLGQQIIIRIRENGAFPSGSAFLQSQFKPIIRQVAELLNEVPGEITVSGHTDNQNAISELYSSNWELSAKRAVAVAHEMLTVPGFDQHRLIVVGHADTRPLVPNNTQANRRRNRRVEISILQGKAKESDPITVSPNTTITQ; encoded by the coding sequence ATGGTTGATGATTGTCCTCCATGTAAAAAATGTCCACCGCCGGGTTTACCAGCGTGGATGGGCACATTTGCGGATTTAATGTCGTTATTAATGTGCTTTTTTGTTTTACTGCTCGCATTTTCAGAAATGGACGTACTTAAATTTAAACAAATTGCAGGCTCAATGAAATTTGCGTTTGGGGTACAAAACAAATTAGAAATTAAAGATATCCCTAAAGGAACGTCTGTAATTGCACAAGAATTCAGACCAGGTCGCCCTGATCCAACGCCTATTGAAACCATACAACAGCAAACTGTTGAAATGACTCAGCCCACTTTAGAGTTTGAAGCCGGTGATGAAGATTCAGCGGGTGGTCGGCAAAAACAAAGAGGCGATCAACGCGGTGGTACAGCCGCAGACTCGGCCAGCGCCCAGTCATCCACCGCTCAGTCACAATCTTCAGCAGAAGAAATGAGTGAACTCGTTAAAAAGATAGCGCAGCAACTAGAAGAGCAAATTGTCGATGGCGCAATTGAACTTGAATCTTTAGGCCAGCAAATTATTATTCGAATTCGAGAAAATGGTGCATTTCCATCAGGTTCTGCTTTTTTACAGTCTCAATTTAAGCCTATTATTCGTCAAGTGGCAGAACTTTTAAATGAAGTTCCGGGCGAAATCACAGTTTCAGGACATACAGATAACCAAAATGCTATCTCTGAATTGTATAGCTCAAATTGGGAGTTATCTGCAAAACGTGCCGTTGCGGTTGCGCACGAAATGTTAACGGTCCCCGGGTTTGATCAACATAGATTAATTGTAGTAGGCCATGCCGATACACGGCCATTAGTACCTAATAATACGCAGGCTAATCGACGTCGTAATCGACGAGTCGAAATTTCGATATTGCAAGGTAAAGCAAAAGAGTCAGACCCAATTACCGTTTCACCCAATACAACAATTACCCAATAA
- the pomA gene encoding flagellar motor protein PomA yields the protein MDLATVIGIIGAIAFIVMAMILGGDLSMFFDVPSVLIVFCGSLFVVLANFTMGQFFGIGKILGKAFMFKIESPEELIEKSVEMADAARKGGFLALEEAQIDNPFMRKGVDMLVDGHDGDVVKATLSKDIELTTERHEAGVGLLKALGDVAPAMGMIGTLIGLVAMLSNMDDPKAIGPAMAVALLTTLYGAFLANVIALPLAAKLTLRKEEEKLNQSLILDAILGIQDGQNPRVIEGVLKNYLAESKRSVAQE from the coding sequence GTGGATTTAGCAACGGTTATTGGAATAATTGGTGCAATCGCATTTATCGTGATGGCAATGATCCTGGGCGGCGACTTAAGCATGTTTTTTGATGTGCCATCAGTGCTTATTGTATTTTGTGGGTCTTTGTTTGTTGTGTTAGCCAATTTTACCATGGGGCAATTTTTTGGCATTGGTAAAATTCTTGGCAAAGCTTTTATGTTTAAAATTGAAAGCCCTGAAGAATTGATCGAAAAATCAGTTGAAATGGCTGATGCAGCCAGAAAAGGCGGCTTTTTAGCCTTAGAAGAAGCTCAAATTGATAATCCTTTTATGCGTAAAGGGGTTGATATGCTTGTGGATGGGCATGATGGTGATGTAGTAAAAGCCACCTTGTCTAAAGATATTGAGTTAACCACCGAGCGCCATGAAGCGGGGGTTGGCTTGCTAAAAGCATTAGGCGATGTTGCGCCTGCAATGGGGATGATAGGTACACTGATTGGTTTGGTTGCTATGTTATCGAATATGGACGATCCTAAAGCAATTGGCCCTGCGATGGCAGTTGCATTATTGACCACGCTTTATGGCGCTTTTTTAGCAAATGTTATCGCATTGCCGCTTGCGGCCAAATTAACTTTGCGTAAAGAAGAAGAAAAACTGAATCAAAGTTTGATTTTGGATGCTATTCTGGGTATTCAAGATGGTCAAAATCCTAGGGTGATTGAGGGAGTATTAAAAAACTATTTGGCTGAATCTAAACGCTCAGTGGCTCAAGAGTAG
- a CDS encoding exodeoxyribonuclease VII small subunit, whose translation MPSKKPENMSLEASMSELEKVIEQLELGELPLEEALKQFERGVGLVRASQQKLDSAEQKIKILMDKNGQSELIDTSIETLN comes from the coding sequence ATGCCGAGTAAAAAACCAGAAAACATGAGCCTTGAAGCAAGCATGTCGGAATTAGAAAAAGTGATTGAGCAATTAGAGTTAGGTGAATTACCACTTGAAGAAGCACTCAAACAATTTGAACGAGGCGTAGGTTTAGTTAGAGCCAGTCAACAAAAGTTAGATTCTGCAGAGCAAAAAATTAAAATTTTAATGGATAAAAACGGCCAGTCAGAATTAATCGATACCAGTATAGAGACATTAAATTAA
- the ispA gene encoding (2E,6E)-farnesyl diphosphate synthase — MCIQTELQRFQTEFNQTLVQTFSQLPNDIAPKLHQAMEYSVSNGGKRLRPFLLQIMAKVLAIDPKLIQPAAVALECIHSYSLVHDDLPAMDDDDLRRGKPTCHIQFDEAHAILAGDALQTLAFELLINADVQTDIKLSWVKILAQASGYQGMCGGQSLDLEAENKSVGLESLANIHSLKTGALLKAAVSMGCAAQRNLSDEQKQKFERFAELIGLAFQIQDDILDVTATTDALGKPQGSDQKSNKSTYPSLLGLTGAVHKAEQVFQSALEQIEDLPYNTQPLMDFAQFIIKRQH; from the coding sequence ATGTGTATTCAAACCGAGCTACAACGTTTTCAAACTGAGTTTAATCAAACCTTGGTCCAAACGTTTAGCCAGTTGCCTAACGATATAGCGCCTAAATTGCATCAGGCAATGGAATATAGCGTGAGTAATGGCGGGAAAAGACTCAGACCTTTTTTACTGCAAATTATGGCAAAAGTATTGGCAATCGATCCTAAACTTATCCAACCTGCAGCCGTAGCGCTTGAATGTATCCATAGCTATTCACTAGTGCATGACGATTTGCCTGCCATGGATGATGACGATCTTCGCCGTGGTAAACCAACCTGTCATATTCAATTTGATGAAGCGCATGCTATTTTAGCAGGAGATGCATTACAAACGCTGGCATTTGAATTACTGATTAACGCCGATGTACAGACTGACATAAAACTCAGCTGGGTAAAAATTTTAGCACAAGCTTCAGGTTACCAAGGCATGTGTGGCGGCCAGTCTCTTGATTTAGAAGCTGAAAATAAATCTGTTGGTTTAGAATCACTTGCCAACATTCATAGCTTAAAAACCGGCGCTTTACTTAAAGCCGCGGTTAGCATGGGCTGCGCAGCACAACGTAATTTAAGCGATGAGCAAAAACAAAAATTTGAACGATTTGCAGAGCTAATCGGTTTGGCTTTTCAAATACAAGACGATATTTTAGACGTAACTGCAACCACAGATGCATTGGGTAAACCACAAGGGTCAGATCAAAAGTCAAATAAAAGTACTTACCCTAGCTTACTTGGTTTAACGGGCGCAGTGCACAAAGCGGAGCAAGTTTTTCAATCAGCACTAGAGCAAATTGAAGATCTCCCCTACAATACACAGCCTCTAATGGATTTTGCCCAGTTTATAATTAAGCGACAACACTAA